A stretch of Desulfobacter hydrogenophilus DNA encodes these proteins:
- a CDS encoding ACT domain-containing protein, protein MAEQISIFIENKEGRLAEVTAILRDAGVNIRALSLADTTDFGVLRLIVNENEKATTALREQGFTVGKTRVLAVEVNDEPGGLNQVLDPLSEQGVNVEYMYAFANPQCKNAIMIFRFDDLEKAKIILAEQGIKVVDKDEISNL, encoded by the coding sequence ATGGCTGAACAGATATCCATATTCATAGAAAATAAAGAAGGGCGTCTTGCTGAAGTCACTGCCATTTTAAGGGATGCCGGGGTGAATATACGAGCACTTTCCCTGGCAGACACCACGGATTTTGGTGTACTGCGACTGATTGTCAATGAAAATGAAAAAGCCACCACAGCCTTACGGGAGCAGGGATTTACCGTGGGCAAAACCCGTGTTCTGGCTGTGGAAGTGAATGATGAACCCGGTGGCCTGAACCAGGTGTTGGATCCCTTGAGTGAACAAGGTGTCAACGTGGAGTACATGTATGCATTTGCCAACCCCCAGTGCAAAAACGCCATCATGATTTTCCGCTTTGATGATCTTGAAAAGGCAAAAATTATTTTGGCTGAACAGGGTATTAAAGTTGTAGATAAAGATGAAATTTCAAATCTTTAA
- a CDS encoding phenylacetate--CoA ligase family protein has translation MPIYDIDYETMPREGLEAIQLRRLQTTIERIYATIPFYKETYDKAGVKPSDIKSLDDLRRLPFTTKQDLRDNYPYRMFAVPMEQVIRIHASSGTTGKPTVVGYTKRDISTWADLMARSMAAAGATAGDIIHNAWGYGLFTGGLGAHYGAERLGASVIPVSGGNTKRQITIMQDFKPTILCGTPSYILHLAEVADEMGVNFKDLSFKSGIFGAEPWTERMRTELEAKLNLKAVDIYGLSEVMGPGVSVECVEEQKGLHIAEDHFIVEIVDPDTLEPVPPGDSGELVFTTITKEAFPVIRYRTKDVTSLNPVPCTCGRTHMRMNKPTGRTDDMLIIRGVNVFPSQIESVLMESREVAPHYQLLVDRVDNLDILTVKVEIDEASFSDDIKGLQAMEGKISHNIKEHLGVSAKVALVEPKTIERSQGKAVRVIDNRQF, from the coding sequence ATGCCCATATACGACATTGACTATGAGACCATGCCCAGGGAGGGCCTGGAAGCGATTCAGCTTCGCCGTCTTCAAACCACCATTGAACGAATCTATGCCACGATTCCTTTTTATAAGGAAACCTATGACAAGGCCGGGGTCAAACCCTCTGACATAAAAAGCCTGGATGACTTAAGGCGTTTGCCTTTTACCACGAAACAGGACCTTCGTGACAACTACCCCTACCGTATGTTTGCGGTTCCCATGGAGCAGGTGATCCGCATCCATGCATCCTCGGGCACCACGGGTAAACCTACGGTGGTCGGCTACACCAAGCGGGATATCAGCACCTGGGCTGATTTGATGGCCAGAAGCATGGCGGCGGCCGGTGCCACCGCGGGAGATATCATTCACAATGCCTGGGGGTATGGTCTTTTTACCGGCGGCCTTGGGGCCCACTATGGTGCTGAACGGTTAGGCGCATCAGTCATTCCGGTTTCCGGTGGTAATACCAAACGTCAGATCACCATTATGCAGGATTTCAAGCCCACAATTCTATGTGGCACGCCATCTTATATCCTCCATCTGGCTGAAGTGGCAGATGAAATGGGCGTAAATTTCAAAGATTTATCTTTTAAATCGGGTATTTTTGGTGCAGAGCCCTGGACAGAAAGAATGCGCACGGAACTGGAAGCCAAACTCAATCTCAAGGCCGTGGATATTTACGGTCTGTCCGAAGTCATGGGACCTGGCGTATCTGTGGAGTGTGTTGAGGAACAAAAAGGCCTTCATATTGCCGAAGATCATTTCATTGTAGAGATCGTTGATCCGGATACTCTGGAACCCGTTCCCCCCGGAGATTCCGGTGAACTCGTGTTCACAACCATTACCAAGGAAGCTTTCCCGGTCATCCGTTACCGCACCAAAGACGTCACATCCTTGAATCCTGTGCCCTGCACCTGCGGCAGAACCCATATGCGGATGAACAAACCCACAGGCCGTACGGACGATATGCTTATCATCCGAGGCGTCAATGTATTTCCCTCCCAGATAGAAAGCGTTCTCATGGAAAGCCGGGAAGTCGCCCCCCATTATCAACTGCTGGTTGACCGGGTGGACAACCTGGATATCCTGACGGTCAAGGTAGAGATTGACGAAGCCTCCTTCAGCGATGACATCAAGGGACTGCAGGCCATGGAAGGTAAAATTTCGCATAATATCAAGGAGCACTTGGGCGTATCTGCCAAGGTGGCCCTTGTGGAGCCCAAAACCATAGAAAGAAGCCAGGGTAAGGCTGTCAGGGTTATAGATAACCGCCAATTTTAA
- a CDS encoding enoyl-CoA hydratase-related protein gives MSFENIILEMDSAVAMISFNRPKALNALNKALLDELDVALDQVLANDEIRVLILTGTGDKSFVAGADISELTQMDALAAKYFSRKGQKVFSKIEALPFPAIAAVNGFALGGGSEVALACDFIYASENAVFGQPEINLGLIPGFGGTQRLSRVVGKNRAKEMIFTGSNITADKALEYGMVNKVCPLESLMDEVNKTARRIAAKGSVSLRAAKEVIQAGLCCDLETGCLIENDAFAITFASPDAKEGTSAFLEKRKPEFKGNI, from the coding sequence ATGTCATTTGAAAACATTATTCTTGAGATGGACAGCGCCGTTGCCATGATCTCTTTTAATCGGCCCAAAGCTCTGAATGCCCTGAACAAAGCACTGCTTGATGAGTTGGATGTTGCATTGGATCAGGTTCTGGCCAATGATGAAATCCGGGTACTCATTTTAACAGGCACCGGAGACAAGTCCTTTGTGGCAGGTGCAGATATCTCAGAACTGACCCAAATGGACGCGTTGGCAGCAAAATACTTCTCCCGCAAAGGCCAGAAAGTATTCTCCAAGATTGAGGCCCTTCCCTTCCCGGCCATTGCTGCCGTAAACGGTTTTGCCCTGGGTGGCGGCAGTGAAGTTGCCCTGGCCTGTGATTTTATCTATGCATCGGAAAATGCGGTATTTGGACAACCCGAAATCAACCTGGGCCTGATTCCCGGTTTTGGCGGCACCCAGCGCCTCTCCAGGGTTGTGGGAAAAAACAGGGCCAAGGAGATGATTTTCACCGGAAGCAATATTACTGCTGACAAAGCCCTGGAATATGGTATGGTCAACAAGGTGTGCCCCCTTGAATCCCTTATGGATGAGGTCAACAAAACAGCCCGGCGCATTGCCGCCAAAGGATCCGTTTCCTTGAGAGCGGCCAAAGAGGTCATCCAAGCCGGACTATGTTGTGACCTTGAAACCGGATGTCTGATTGAGAACGATGCCTTTGCCATAACCTTTGCAAGCCCGGATGCAAAAGAAGGCACATCAGCATTTTTAGAAAAAAGAAAGCCTGAATTTAAAGGTAATATTTAA